The genomic DNA CAATCTGTTGAAGGCTATCGTTTAGAAGAGGTATAAGAGGAATTGGTCAGGATGAATGGTGATGACCAATTGATGGCCAAGGGAATGGAAAGGGCTGCCAATGCTTTCTGGGTCCAGTGATAATGGAAAGAATCGAAGGATGTAAACTGAAAAAGGGGAACAAACGAGGAAAAAAGCAAGAATTGGAgcggtgatgatgaagaaatgagCGTAATGTTGGTAATCCATTTGTTTACGTCACATATGGCTATGCATACTGCACTGCTCATCCCCTCTAAGCCACATTTATCAAAGGGAAATACACATGAAGAGGCATGAAATCCAACTAGCAAACTGAGCAGCCTTTATGCCATCTCCTAATCCCCTGTTCTTATTACGGTCGAGAGGAATGCGGAGGAGGATACTGAGTCTTCAACAGAATTACGGACTGGTTCTGGAATAGTTCAGTTACGAGGATTGGAAAGGAATTCCAAGAAGTAGGTTCCTTTATGGCCTTTATAAGGCCATTACTAAACTATGGCACAATACGCCCAAAAGTTGTGTCCGGCCAAAATTGCCCATGCAGTAAGCTTCGTCAGAAACTGagctctttcttccactgtTTATCTAATTGATCTCTCAAACATTTATATGGTTGCTGTACGTCAAGGTTTGGTATTTATATAAATGATACATGAGCATGAACAAGGTATAGCTGATGGTTCAAAGCAAGAGGATACAATAGATTACTTGTCGATACATGATATCTCGGATATCCAGACTGTCTTCCACCGTCCCTAAATTCGATACGGAGTAATAATTACCACTACAGCGAGGTCAGTAAAGTGGTTAATAATATCTCTCGAGTATTTTTCTCTATTCACATATGTTTCGTCGCGATATTCGACTGTGGATGGCaatcccttttcctttcgtTTAGCCTTTTCAGCCAGCCACTTTTCGAACCTGCCGCCCCGTTAGTGATTGGATTTGTTGAGACCTTTTGAAAATGGCTAACCATTTTTTCATCTTCGCGCGGCTTCCATATGTGTCAGCCGTGTATATGCACAGCGGGCATCACTACTCACCTTTTCTCATTTCCCACATTAACCGTGgctatcatcttcaagtcTGCACCTGGTAATGACAAGGCGAAGCAGGTCAATTCAAAGAAACTCGAGTGTTCCGAGTACGGGACCCCTCATTCCCATTTTTATCAGCTTGGTTTCCTCCACGCCAAAAAGGAAACGCCTTTGCACGACTCACCATACATCATGAAATTCCTACTACTCCCCCTCATAGTCTTTAAATCCCCTTCCCCAAACCTCCTCGCCTGATCCCGCCGTATAATAGTGTTCACATCGGGCAACATATCCGTCCCCGCAGGCGGAGAATAACTCCATCCAGTCGGACGGAATCCTAAGACTCGGTCGAAATgggggtgaagaagggtgagaTAGGATTGCAAGCGGTCGAGCTGAATGTTACCTAGAGGTAAAAGGTGGACTTGGGCTTCGATAGGATCAGAGGTAAGCATGGAGTGGAGTTCGGGGTCGGTTTGGCATAGCAAGATTCCTTTTTTGCGCTGATCGCAATAAATCTTGGAGCCTATGGCTTTTGCAACCGCTAAGAAAGGTTGTCAATATGGATGGCACTGGACATTAATGGAAGTATGCTCACCCTTGActattctttcttttccgaTGGAATAAGTCCCGACGACCACCAAAGTCCGACTCTTTGCTCTTTTCCCAACGCCCCCCAATTCTTCCTTGACTTCCTCCTTaaccccttcttccttctttacCAACCATCCTTGCATCATCTGTTTCTCCCtctcacccttctcctcctttatTTCAACCTCaatttctctctctcctccatcctccgtcTTAAGTGTGactttccttcccccaCCATATGTCATACTTCCCACGCCCGATACTCCTATGACCGAACCTTGTTGCACTGCCTCAAGGGATGGCGCATCGTCCGACTCGCCAACGACATTTCGCCTCGCAAGCGTGGCACACGCGTTGATCACAAGTGGTTGAGGGGGGAAACAGTATTTAGGATTGAGATAGGTTGTATCAAGATAGCAAGTATTGATAGGTGCACGGGCTATTGCAGGATGTAGGACCATTTTGGGGTTTCTAACACCAAAGCAGCAATGTTAGGTCCTGCCAATGTAAGGTAAATAGTAGACGCACGCTCTAAAATCTCCACAGTGAAGATAGCGAAACACGCGTTTACTGCCTACGTATGGACTTGCGAAGCCTGAATCACCGGCGTTAACAGTCTGTCGACCttcaaagaggaagattgaagatCCTGGACCTTTTGATATTTGTCAGCTTTTCATTCTTGATTGCACGGGACAAGGGTGCATACAGTGATTGGCTTCAATAGGTGTTACCGTGACACCTCCAGTGTTGGGCATTTCGAATGGCATGTCGTTAGGTAATCCATGCTACTTTAGCAATTAGCCACGACAGGAAGAGATGTCTGAAAAATGGCTTACAACCCATTTCGGATCGACTTCCAGCATATGAATGATAAGGTTTGCTGTCGTCTGAGAACAGTAGATGGGCCCGTTATTCCAGCTTTTGGAAAGATTGGTGTAATGATCAGAATGGGCATGCCTGTGTTTCTGTCAGCCAGGACGCGCGTAAAATTAATCGAGATGACATACGTTAAGAGATACGCCGTCACGCCCGGTATCGCCCCGTACCTAAAAGCGTCCACTGCCACAGGCATACCCGTTAGAACCTTGTAAAAAGgcgcccttcttcttcccgcGTACCGTTTACCATCCCGCCTCAAATCATCCTCAGCATCTTTCCACTGCTCATGTTCCTTATGCCCCGACATGAGTAGTGAGAATGCGTTGGGACCTTTGATCGTCGACTGAGACGGAGGTTCGGGAATCgggatggaaaaggagaagggtgagaTGCGACGGCCACGTTTCGATGTTGATGGtttgatggatgaagagatggcgGATTGCGCATCGTCGGCATCGTCaacctcatcttccatccccatcccttcGTCCGGTTCTTCCCACTCCATTCCTCCGACAGTAAGACCATTACCACTCTGAGTATCTTGCCTTTCTGGGCTATGTGGACGATCGCGATCGTCCAGTTCCACACTCGAatcgtcttcttctattTTACCTTCCCAAGGATCTGGTGTCCTCGTATCGTCCTCGTCAGCGACCATCATACTTTGATCATTACCATTCTCTTCTACATCGGCAGTATTGACCACCTGAGGCCACGTAGGCGGTGGCTTGAACTCCGAATAGCTAGCAAACATTGGAGGAGCCTCGGATGGGCGACATGGAGATTGTGAAGGTAGTTGCGGCGCCTGGTTTCCgtttgaagaagccgaaAATTTGCGTCGTTTAGATCTTGTTGGTGGGGCCGCAGGCAACacatcgtcttcatcatcatcgctgaTCACAACAGGATCGTGGACAGAGCCATTATGGTctttctgcttctccttccctttccctttgtGAATAGAATTCTGCTTGGAGCTGGTATTTCTAGCCTGACTGTCTTTTGAAGGCCCAACCGTGTGTTCAACCGAAACCACCCCGCTTTCCACTTGTGTGTGGGATACGTCGAATCCAGTTCTCACTGAGGTTGTTTCTTTCTTGAAGAAACTGAGGAGCGTCCCGCGCTCAGGCTGTAGGCGTGGTTTCCTGAACGTTGGTGTCGCTGGTGCCATCTTGTAGCTGTTTTCAACGGATTTCTGTACGTATCATCCTAGCAGCCGTACGAGCTCCAATTGAAGCAGTATGCTtagggaaaaaaaagagcaCGATTTGGGATGAAAATGTATATGTCGTCGATCTTTCTCTCGATATGTACGTAATAGAATTATTATGTGTAACCGAGTAACCGAGTTGGCTGGACTGGGTAGTCACGTGACTCGCTGCCCCTTGagccatcttcttcaatatTTATCGAAAtctcatcaatcatcaacAATAATTAATTGTTGCAACAATTATTTAATTGAGCGGCTATGCCCGCCTCACAAAACGTCgaattcttctttcatttcAAGCAAAGTTTGTCTAAAACCAGCTTTTCAAAAGTGCAAAATCTTTAGCTTCTCAACTTCTGTATTCCTTCTCCATACAACGCAATAACCATGTCCGGCGAAAAACCAACCGAAGAACAAATTGAAGACGTCATCCTCTCTGCTCGATTTGGCGATCTTGATGACCTTAAGACTTTTGTCGACACTTTTGGTAAAGAAGTTTTGGCCGAAGCGAGAGATGAACGGGGAAACACTGTCTTACATATGTGCTGTGGTAATGGCCATCTCGGTATGTCTCTTGTACCACTGTAGCTCTTTATCTCTCCCCTGGAAAGGAACACCTCAAGGTTCATGGCTAATTATGGGTGCTTCTTGCAATTCTCTTTTGGGTGTAGATGTCTTGGAATACCTCCTCCCACGTTTACCTCCCTCGCTCCTTTCCGTGACCAATGAAACCGGATCCCCCGCTATGCACTACGCTGTGGCGAACAATCATACCGAATGTGTGAAGGCGCTTGTCAACTGGCCCGAGGAACAGGGAGGTGGTCTTCCGTTGTTGAAGGTGAGTTGTACTCTCCTTCTGTCTTTATCTTCGTTACTCTCCGTCTCCGTCACATCCTGTGCTATTGTGGGAGACTGACGAACATCAATTATGGGGGACAATCGGTTTTGTTGGGATATGAGAACACATGCTGACTTTGAATTGTTTCTGTCTACTTTGGAAATTACCACAGCAAAAGAACGCTTCCGGCCGAGACGCTTTCCTTGAATCCATATTCGCCGgtgaaggcaaagaagaagtttcAGGTTGGATCGAGGGATACCTGTACAGGGTTGAAGGcggagatgacgaggaagaaggtgaaggagaggggaaggagatcAAAATGTCTGTAGGAGACGAGGTTGTTGAAGACGAGGCCGAGGTGGTTGATGAGCTTGCGGAGAAGGCTGAGGCGCTTGAAgtcaaggatgaaaaggagaagaagagatccAACTAGATGCTATAATGTATGTATGTACAAACTCGGATTTGAATATTTGGTTGGGCAACAGGCAGTACACGGTTCTGTCGCCGATAATACAACAGCGTTGTATAGTATAAACAGATCATTCTAACCAGGGCTGTACCCATCTCGTCTCTTCCCAGACATTTGCACTCAACCCGTTAACTTCTGGCCAAGGATGACACCGGACCTTTTTAGGAGGTCTACAACCAAAATTCAgcattttctcttcttgcgtATCATTGTAACGCATTTGATTGAATGTCCAACTTACTTTGTGCTCCATTCAATCTTGTCGTCCAGATGTTCAGGAGGGACACCATCAATCCATCCCAATTGTTCCTTTTGTTTTCCCACATCTTCAATGATGTCCTTTGCTACATCCCTCTCGTACGCCAACTACATTATTCCACCATTTGTATTAGCATCCAACTACCCAGCTACCCATAAAACCCCTCAAAATAGTTCTGcaggaaaaaagggggagaaggatgacCTACCTGAACACTAGGAACGACCGCCACCTTCCCAAACCCAGCTTTCCAAAAATCAGTGGCGATCAACGTACACTCACTTGCTGCACACTCTCCCTTTTCGACATCGCCTCTCCTGAAACGGACATtatgaggaggaaggaaaggtttAGGCGATAAGACGGCGAGAGCGTTCCACGATGAGAAGACTTGGAATGGTTCGAGGCGGGAATAGGCGTTACGGGAGTTAGGGGAGTTAGGGAATAGGTCCGAGGATGGGGACCACCAGGGGTTGTCAATAGGATAGAATAAGTCGCCCGTGTCGATCTGTCATCGGTATAGTGAGTGAGTTTGTGCATAATCCAGGGGAAGTGGGCGAGGAGAAGTAATGAATGATGACTCACAGTTCGTCCTACCCAGACATCATAATAATACTCTGGTCTCTTTTTCCACCAATCCATGGCAGTAGTGATCCCGGCCCCATTCTTCACATGCTGATAAACCAATTCCAGGATGTCCGCCGCATGTAAGTATACATCATTGAAAAAGACGACCGCTTCAATCTCGTCTTCCCACTTTTGatcgccttctccttgccatAACGGTGCAAGTGCCGTATTACGCAGCTCTGCAATCTTCTCGATTCGATTATGCTTTCCCCAGTCAATCTTGCTTTCCCCTGTTTCGATTCTTGTCCAAGCGCTTTCGAGACCTTGGTCGTCCAGCATGGGCTTGAGGACTTGTTCAATCGCTTTTTGGGTGCAGTCGCTGGAAGGTCCTTCCAGAATGGATACCGCCAAGTGCTCGGGGGCGAGATACCTCAGCAGAACAATTAGAGTATTCAGCAAATCGGGAAGATGAGCTTCGATCTGCCTCGTATTTGTGACTAAAAGGTATCTCCCCCTTTTGGATCGTTTCAATGGGAGATATCTCTTTTTCTGCGCTTCCGTCAAATCAGGGTCCAGATGCACCGGATCCCCGGCCGAAGGACAGATCTCTCTAAACGCTTCTGATGTCGCATTAAGCGCCCTTTCCAAGAAGAGGTCCTTGGTATGTATCACcgatggtgaaggagaaggaaagagtcCGGGCCATTGCAATTTGCGTGCTGACGGATCGGggtgggagaggaaagagaggaagaaaatgcAAACGAGGACGAGCGAGAGGACAAAAAGAGGACTTTTGGATAGAGAGGCCCGGGCGATGGGTGAATGAGATGATGTAGGGAGCGACGGAGTCGCCGGACGAGGAAATGTTCTAAGGGTATTTCGGAACATCTTCCAGCCCTTATAACCTCTATTCTACGTGTACAAGGATACGTGAGGAAATGTATGCAGAATAAAAGATTGACTTCAGATGTTCTTTAATTATAATGGCGTTCAGTTGCTCCGGCGCATTCCCAGAGTTAAAACCTCAACGTCATCACTTCTGTCATCACGTGATCTTACCACTTTGGCCGCTTCCTTGTTCGTCACTTCGTTAAGCATTTATTGTCAGTACTATCTTCAATCTTCACTtcacttcatcttccttccaatTCGGAAATCAATTATCTGTGGGATGGCATCCATGTTGGAGCGCCTTATGGCAAAGACTTTTCAAAAGCAAACCCCTCCAGCCGATGAGCAGCCCGATTCTACGCCCTATCGCCCTCGCCGAGAACCTCTTCCATACGAGATCCCGGACCCCAAGGGCACTCCATGGCTTCTCAAAGTCCCAGACGAAGTTCTCGAGCGAATTTTTTCTAATGTAGATCGCGTGACATTTGTGCGGTGCCATCGAGTAAGCCTTACTTTTTTGTCTTATCGCACCCACACTCCACCGTTAATCACTTGATGTATGTCTATAGGTTTGTTCTCAGATCAACAATTTTCTGAGCGGGAATACTTCTATGAAGCTTCGAAATCTCCTACAAACATCTTCCCTCATTCTCAATCCCAATGCTCTCCTTCCTGATGCAGTCAATCCACACCTCGTGCCGCCCTCTAAGGCTCAGCTTTTGGACACCCTCCGAGAACGCCTCACACGTTTCCGTAGTTTTTCACCCAAGTCGGAGGAGACTGTTAAATTTCAGGAATATGAGGGGAGGTTATATGAGTTTTTAGAAGGTGTATTGGTGCGGAGTGTACCTATCCCTTATTCGAGACAGATTGGGAATGAGATTGGAGTGTACGAGTttgggaagatgggagaaTGGGAGGATGTGAAGAATAGACCTGGTGATGGcagagatggtggtggaaaaaaccgagatgaggatgatgcgATGGATGAGATTATTGATatcgaggaagatgaagagtttGGTAATATCAGGCGAACGCACAAATTTGGCTTTCAAATGTTGGATTTCGCTTTTGATCCGGGACAGGATCTTTTCGTCGTAGCCGAATACAAGTGTGTTTGTAATCTTAATTCCTTTGAATTCATCGGCTGACCGAGCTCTCAggcctcatcctcaagatCCTACTATCAACCTTCACCTCTTTACACTCTCTACTTTCCAGCCCCATCCACGAGCCAAAGAGCATATCCTCACTTGGCCCTCAGGAACACTCTATGGGAGAGCCCCTTCACTAGGCTTCCAGATATGTGATGACGGGCTGTTCGTGCTCAAGAATCATCATCGCGGAAGTAAAGATATGCTCTGTGGATGGCAATGGACGACTGGTCGATTGGCGGTCACACTTATTGCTCCTCATACATCCACGTTCGAGTCTTTCATTTGTCTtacaccttcatctttcgcCATTCCCAGCGTATCGACGACTTTGAACCCCGATTCTGAGATCCTTGGGGACCTTACCGACCCGAGCGACCTCATATTTTCCCATCATCTCAACATCTAtgcctttcctcctctttccagcaCTACGGTGAACGAACACGAACCTGTCCCTCCTCCGCACACAGCTACGCACGTCACGACCATTGACCTACCCGAATTTGTCATTGATTTCGAAAAcgatcttcctccaccacgAATGACGATTCGTGCCGATCCTGCACCCAGGTACAATCTCCCTACCCACCCTATCGGGTCCCCTCAGCCGTTTATCCCCGATCCTGAAAGCGGTATTGTCGTCCTCGAATTTTACTGTCAACCCactgaagatgaagagggacaTCTCCAGACCACGCATTATGTAATGtttgtgaggaagaagacattATTGGGCTATCTTCCTGCACCCACTAGTCCCTTGTTGTTCAGTGCATTCCCCAGGCCCGCGCCAGTCGTGCCATTTGCAAATATCGCACCCAAAGTAAGGATGCTCGGTCCTCACCAGTATGTCCCATGTAAGTTTAATCCCCTACTTCAATGACGCCGACCTATTCTGATCCTCATTTCCGCATTTTTAGCGTGGGTATGCTACGTCTACCAAGACCGATATGTTACCAGAAGCGATGTCGAAAGCGAACCTTGCATCCAGCTGTACGACTTTGACCCTATGCGGGTCCGTCAAGCCCAGTTCGACCCTGAATTGAAAGACGGTCAAAATGCGTTTGAGGTGATCACGGAGGAAGCTGATGTACCATCGCATCAAGAATATAGACACTCGACGTTGGTTAAGGGTGTGAAGACGGGAGCGGAGTTGCCTTGCACGGTGGCAGAGCTGGAACTGTTGGATGATGGGGTACATACGATCATCATTGATGCGGAGAGAATTATAGCCTTCGATGTGAGTTATCTTATTATTCCTCAAGCTGCTAGGCAATCATAATTTTGGTGACTGATTTCGCCATTTCTATTGTAGGATTCAGAAGACGAGAATGACGAGTTATTCATGCGCATCATGGAATTTTAGAAACATGACTGTAATAATTCATCTGAGTGCATATTTTAGTTGAGATGCAGTCTCCTCTGATCATCATTAATGATCCGGTAAGAAAGCGAGCAATGCATCAAATAAAAGCCTTTGTTCGTACATGGACTCAAAGATGAGTATTTAGGGACGCAATGCAAAAAGCAGACCAAATGGATGCTGCGGATACTGTAAAAAGCGCGTCGACGTTATATAAACGTCAgtgagagggagatggtgCCTGAAAGTGAAGCTATCTCCATCGCATTTCATTTCGCAGTATTCGAATAaacatatatatacatatatcCACTTTTCAATTCACTTTACTTTTTCATTCCGCAACATCTTCACAATCTTATCCTGCCTAAGATGGCAGCCCGATCGCCTCGTACCTCGTCGCACTCCCGCAACCCCTCCACAGCCTCCCACATCGACCTCGCGACATTCACTCCCAAATCGGCCGCTGCTCGTCGGATGAGCCACACATCGACCCTTCAATCCGCTTCTATATCTCCTAGAACATTCTTCGAGAATGTACTCGATGCTCATCAACTAACACTAGCAGGCGTGGTCAGTTCATTGATGTTGTGAGCTGCTCCATGTAACTTTCGATTGAATACAAGCTAAAACAACAGATGATCGTGGCAGATGCGGAATCATGTACTCTCTTGTCCTCTCTACATCACTCAACACTTCTGAAATACATCATAACCACATCCCCGAGCGCGTCGCCTACTTTGCTCGTAAATCCAACATTCTGAACGTCATATTTGTCAAACGAGCTTGGGCTTGGACATCTGCCATTTACCTCTTACACCTTGTCACTTCTCCTCGAAACCGTTCCAGGATGTTTAGCTTTTCCACTCCTCCCAACGATGGACGAATCAGAAGGTTATTGGTCTGGATAGCAGCTACCGCATGCTGGGCTGTATTCACAAGGTGGTTCTTTGGTGCAGGCCTTGGAGATCGAATCATTGCCCTTACGGGTGGGAACTGTGCTCTTCCTTTACCGCCCTCTATCTCACCTATCCTTGCTCGGCACACTTTTGGTAAACTATTCACTGCTGGACCTCAAGGATCATCAGGCCAGGAAAAAATCTACATTGCCCTCCCTTACAAATTTTGCACCGGCGTTCCTCTCACACCTGACGCTTTGCCTGAACTATTCGCTCTCCTCCCTGGCGGCGGCAAGGGAACTGCCATCCCACCAGGAGGCGGACCTACCGCTTCGCATGAAAGTCTCGCTCCCCTTCCGCGCCCGAGGTGGCATAAAGGGTTCGACATTTCTGGtcactctttcctcttgaCGCTATGTATCATGGTTCTCGGCCGCGAGCTCGCTCCTACTTGGCGAGCTTGGGCCGGTGGTAAAACGGCTGGGTTGCGCTATGGAAGGGCTAGAGGGTGGAAGAGCAAGGTTCATGGGTTGATCGCTCTTGCGGCGACGGGGCTGGTAGGTATCTGGATGTGGATGGTACTCATGACGGCTGTGTACTTCCATAACCCTCCCGAAAAGCTTGCAGGGCTTTGTACGtcctgctcatcatcttctcccattctCAGATATTTAGCTGATTCATCTATTTTTCTACTGATAGTGCTCGGTCTCTTGTCTTCCGGCTTGATTAACCTTTTCATTCCGACcttttccccatctcccttcAATCCTATCACAACAACACGAACTCCAACGCCTCCAGCCTCAGGCTCGGGTTCATGCGAAGGGGAAGGACGACCATTTTCTCACAGTTTAGGTGAcgacggagaagaagaagaggtggtggatgagaataaggcaaggagagagaatGTGGTGGATAGTGGTATTATTTACAAGGTtgatggtgaggatgggaaaggtGAGGAGGACCTTAAGGGGAGAGTGAACGTGAAGCAGAAAGAGGCGTTAGCgacaaaggagaagaccaAGGAGCAGTAAAGCATCTTGTAGAGACCCCATTTATGTCTTTTTGTCTCTCATGGTATGGAATAGTATGTACTTTGATATGAGGAGCAAAGGAATTAGAGAATGCGCGTCATGTAGCTGTAAACACGACAAAGTagactttttctttcaacaGAAACATGCATATCATCCGTCTTCTTATTTTACGGTGCCAAtgaatgaagagaagaccAAATCACATATCATATCATATTCTAATCAAATTAGAACTGGAAAGCCTTTGAAATCGAGTCCCTATGAACCTATTACCGAGAATCGTATGGCGTACAGTAGATCTGATGTATCGCGGACGACGAAATACTAAGGGGTAAAATTGGGGGTATATAGAAAAAAGATCCCTTACAAAACAAAAACCGCTCAATGCTATGTATCATATTTCAACACTTTTGAAGAGACCAAGCTTTTACAAACGTCTCCCTCCCACACCATTCTCATTGACGTCTGACGCTTTCGCCAGTTATCCAGACATCACATCAGATCAGATCAACGATCCCTGCTGGGCTTGCTGTTGGAAcggctgctgctgttgctgctgctgttgtccAAATATTCCTTGTCCCTGTCCATGGTTTTGTCCACCAAACGCCGATAACCCGCTAAAGGCGCCCATCCCTGTCATCTGCGGGTTCAACCTTCCAGCATTAGATGACGATCCTCCAAGCATGGTAGATTGCCTAAACGGGTTGGGAGCTCCTGTCATTTGGGGCACCAGACCGCTGCCAGTTCCCGCTGAAGATCCCGCAGGGTTACCAGTGTTTTGGAATGACAAGGATCCCAAGCCGGGGAAACCTGTACTCTGCGGCTGAACGGCTCCAACTCCATGAGCGCCACTCGGTGAGGCTACAGCAGAACCGGGGTTTGATCCAGCACCAGATTCAGGTAGGGGTGGTAAGTTCTCCATCAACTGATTACCAAAGCTGCTCGAAGGTTTGAATGGCTTAATGTTAGAGCCGCCATACCCGGTAGGTTGGGGTTGAATGAAACCATTCGCACTGCTGTTGGTGTTTGCGCCTGTGGTCTGTGAAGTGAGCCCTGAAGTCGCGCTGGTACTACCTGTAGGGTTTGTAGACAAGAACGACAGCGGGTtcgaagaggaagctgtTTGTGtagatggagaggaagcaCCAGGACGATTAACAGACAAAGATCCGAATTGAGACAAGAAGTCCGTCCCACCACCGCCAGTGTTCGCATTGGCAGAACCATTCGTCTGGTTCTTGTTTGATGCAAACTCGCTCGCAATGCTCGACATCCCTGTACCCTGAGCACTCCCTTGCTGGCCCGCTTGATCCGCTGGTTGCgtctgctgttgctgcgCTTGAGGCTGACCCCATGCTCCGTCACTATTACCGGTATGAAgacccatcatcatctcattCATTGTCGGCTTCTTCTGCGGCGGCTGATGCTGGGATCGAAGAGTAGGTACAGGAGGAACAGCGCCGCCTGCAGGGGCGAAGGGGTTCTTCGAGCCTGTTGTCTGGGCCGTCAAAGGTTTAGCCTCGGAGCTGGAAC from Cryptococcus neoformans var. neoformans JEC21 chromosome 7 sequence includes the following:
- a CDS encoding cytoplasm protein, putative encodes the protein MSGEKPTEEQIEDVILSARFGDLDDLKTFVDTFGKEVLAEARDERGNTVLHMCCGNGHLDVLEYLLPRLPPSLLSVTNETGSPAMHYAVANNHTECVKALVNWPEEQGGGLPLLKQKNASGRDAFLESIFAGEGKEEVSGWIEGYLYRVEGGDDEEEGEGEGKEIKMSVGDEVVEDEAEVVDELAEKAEALEVKDEKEKKRSN
- a CDS encoding expressed protein — encoded protein: MASMLERLMAKTFQKQTPPADEQPDSTPYRPRREPLPYEIPDPKGTPWLLKVPDEVLERIFSNVDRVTFVRCHRVCSQINNFLSGNTSMKLRNLLQTSSLILNPNALLPDAVNPHLVPPSKAQLLDTLRERLTRFRSFSPKSEETVKFQEYEGRLYEFLEGVLVRSVPIPYSRQIGNEIGVYEFGKMGEWEDVKNRPGDGRDGGGKNRDEDDAMDEIIDIEEDEEFGNIRRTHKFGFQMLDFAFDPGQDLFVVAEYKPHPQDPTINLHLFTLSTFQPHPRAKEHILTWPSGTLYGRAPSLGFQICDDGLFVLKNHHRGSKDMLCGWQWTTGRLAVTLIAPHTSTFESFICLTPSSFAIPSVSTTLNPDSEILGDLTDPSDLIFSHHLNIYAFPPLSSTTVNEHEPVPPPHTATHVTTIDLPEFVIDFENDLPPPRMTIRADPAPRYNLPTHPIGSPQPFIPDPESGIVVLEFYCQPTEDEEGHLQTTHYVMFVRKKTLLGYLPAPTSPLLFSAFPRPAPVVPFANIAPKVRMLGPHQYVPSWVCYVYQDRYVTRSDVESEPCIQLYDFDPMRVRQAQFDPELKDGQNAFEVITEEADVPSHQEYRHSTLVKGVKTGAELPCTVAELELLDDGVHTIIIDAERIIAFDDSEDENDELFMRIMEF